From Streptomyces sp. TLI_105, the proteins below share one genomic window:
- a CDS encoding arginine decarboxylase: MTASTSSTPEPATLPARPGAYPDGRTPLADAVLAVARRDIATFHALPLSHGRSIRDSHMRETYEALFGVAQLAADVSYSGTMLDSFFRPRGPLREAQRLAARSFGADATFFLSAGTSTANRVALTALTQPGSRVLADRSCHQSVHFALNSLGVQVAYAPMQRCCDGCPRTYADLPRLLEMFRAAAAEGRPFDTVVLSAVSYDGVRYDLPTVLAELAAVHPTVSVLVDEAWGAAHRFHPRLRPLTALHAVEALRAADPRLAMNVAVTHSAHKSMSALRQGSYLHLIGDGEAQERTAQALFQHHTTSPSWPVLASLDLARLQAETEGESLLGRSLGLARTLRVELATDPRLSAYRPLGPDGHLTDAAQLVSDDPTRVLVDISALGITAADFRRMLFDEYALYVARESGDAVLFHVHIGVDEATLLRLLDALRTIQRTYRSASAALAAGTSEHFIIAYPPGIPITVPGEKLCERTLSQIDTLRSSGCEIYTLRNPTVSARELAVQAAATGSVPATADHLTADHLGAERLGTGQLDTERLDTDQLGTERLGAERLSTQRLAGAAAAVSAAGTTAATVTAAATAVATS; the protein is encoded by the coding sequence ATGACCGCATCCACCAGCTCCACTCCGGAGCCGGCGACACTGCCGGCTCGTCCCGGGGCCTACCCGGACGGCAGGACCCCCCTCGCTGACGCCGTGCTCGCAGTCGCCCGACGTGACATCGCCACGTTCCACGCGCTGCCGCTCTCGCACGGCCGGTCTATCCGCGACTCCCACATGCGGGAGACCTACGAGGCGCTCTTCGGCGTCGCGCAGCTCGCGGCCGACGTGTCCTACAGCGGCACGATGCTCGACTCCTTCTTCCGGCCACGGGGACCGCTCCGCGAGGCCCAGCGCCTCGCGGCCCGCAGCTTCGGCGCCGACGCCACCTTCTTCCTCTCGGCCGGCACCAGCACCGCCAACCGGGTCGCCCTGACCGCGCTGACCCAGCCCGGCTCCCGCGTCCTCGCGGACCGCTCCTGCCACCAGTCGGTGCACTTCGCGCTCAACTCGCTCGGCGTCCAGGTCGCGTACGCCCCCATGCAGCGCTGCTGCGACGGCTGCCCCCGGACGTACGCGGACCTGCCCCGGCTCCTGGAGATGTTCCGCGCCGCCGCGGCCGAGGGCCGGCCCTTCGACACCGTCGTCCTCTCCGCCGTCTCCTACGACGGCGTCCGGTACGACCTGCCGACCGTCCTCGCCGAGCTCGCCGCCGTCCACCCCACCGTCTCCGTCCTCGTCGACGAGGCCTGGGGCGCGGCGCACCGCTTCCACCCCCGGCTGCGCCCGCTCACCGCGCTGCACGCCGTCGAGGCGCTCCGCGCCGCCGACCCGCGCCTCGCCATGAACGTGGCCGTCACCCACTCCGCGCACAAGTCGATGTCCGCGCTCCGCCAGGGCTCGTACCTGCACCTCATCGGCGACGGAGAGGCCCAGGAGCGCACCGCGCAGGCGCTCTTCCAGCACCACACCACCTCGCCCAGCTGGCCCGTGCTCGCCAGCCTGGACCTGGCCCGGCTCCAGGCCGAGACCGAGGGCGAGTCGCTCCTCGGCCGCTCCCTCGGGCTCGCCCGCACCCTGCGCGTCGAGCTCGCCACGGACCCGAGGCTCTCCGCGTACCGCCCGCTCGGACCCGACGGCCACCTCACCGACGCCGCGCAGCTCGTCAGCGACGACCCCACCCGGGTCCTCGTCGACATCAGCGCCCTCGGCATCACGGCGGCCGACTTCCGCCGGATGCTCTTCGACGAGTACGCGCTGTACGTGGCCCGGGAGAGCGGCGACGCCGTCCTCTTCCACGTCCACATCGGGGTGGACGAGGCGACCCTGCTGCGGCTCCTCGACGCCCTGCGCACCATCCAGCGCACCTACCGGAGCGCCTCCGCGGCCCTGGCCGCGGGCACCTCCGAGCACTTCATCATCGCCTACCCGCCCGGCATCCCCATCACGGTGCCCGGCGAGAAGCTCTGCGAGCGGACGCTCAGTCAGATCGACACCCTGCGCTCCAGCGGCTGCGAGATCTACACGCTGCGGAACCCGACCGTCTCCGCCCGCGAACTCGCCGTCCAGGCCGCGGCCACCGGCTCCGTGCCGGCCACCGCCGACCACCTGACCGCCGACCACCTCGGCGCCGAGCGCCTCGGCACCGGGCAGCTCGACACCGAGCGGCTCGACACCGACCAGCTCGGCACGGAGCGCCTCGGCGCCGAGCGCCTCAGTACCCAGCGGCTCGCCGGTGCCGCGGCCGCCGTCTCGGCCGCCGGCACCACCGCGGCCACCGTCACGGCCGCCGCGACCGCCGTCGCCACCAGCTGA
- a CDS encoding DUF1272 domain-containing protein has protein sequence MALEMRERCERCETEALMPDGPARICSFECSFCVPCADAMNDVCPNCGGELVARPRRVRD, from the coding sequence ATGGCCCTGGAGATGCGTGAACGGTGCGAGCGTTGTGAGACCGAGGCCCTGATGCCGGACGGACCCGCCCGGATCTGTTCGTTCGAGTGCAGCTTCTGCGTCCCGTGCGCCGACGCCATGAATGACGTCTGTCCCAACTGCGGCGGCGAGCTGGTGGCGCGTCCGCGGCGCGTCCGTGATTAG
- a CDS encoding VOC family protein, whose translation MIADLQCVVLDCSEPRELAAFYRAVLGGDIDRPDPRWSLDEAWSTLHTPGGLVLCFQTVADHRPPTWPGPERPQQFHLDFGVADLDAAQEQVLARGATLLDDGAGTRSWRVYADPAGHPFCLVRH comes from the coding sequence ATGATTGCCGACTTGCAGTGCGTCGTCCTGGACTGTTCCGAGCCCCGTGAACTGGCCGCGTTCTACCGGGCGGTGCTCGGCGGGGACATCGACCGGCCCGATCCGCGCTGGTCCCTCGACGAGGCCTGGTCCACGCTGCACACCCCCGGCGGGCTCGTCCTCTGCTTCCAGACCGTCGCCGACCACCGCCCGCCGACGTGGCCGGGCCCGGAGCGTCCCCAGCAGTTCCACCTCGACTTCGGCGTCGCCGACCTGGACGCCGCCCAGGAGCAGGTCCTCGCCCGGGGGGCGACGCTGCTCGACGACGGGGCGGGCACGCGGAGCTGGCGGGTGTACGCGGATCCGGCGGGGCATCCGTTCTGCCTGGTCAGGCACTGA
- a CDS encoding DMT family transporter: MDSPVEEVAPAATPAGPAALGEGAGASRSVAGRRLGPVALVVAGGLSVQFGSAVAVLLMPRAGALGVVTLRLVLAAAVLLIVCRPKVRGYGRADWGTVVAFGTAMAGMNVLFYQAADRIPLGAAVTLEVLGPLILSVAASRRLMNLLWAGLALGGVVLLGGGGFDRLDPLGAAFALAAGAMWATYIVFSARTGRRFPQADGLALAMAFGAVLSLPFGIVEAGDKLLVPSTIGLGLAVALMSSVLPYTLELLALRRLPAPTFAILMSLEPAIAATAGFLVLDQALSGTDALAIALVIAASMGAVRTQSRRARRESP; the protein is encoded by the coding sequence GTGGACAGTCCCGTCGAGGAGGTGGCCCCGGCAGCGACGCCCGCGGGGCCCGCAGCGCTCGGGGAAGGAGCGGGGGCGTCCCGCTCCGTGGCCGGGCGTCGGCTCGGGCCCGTCGCGCTCGTCGTCGCCGGCGGGCTGTCCGTGCAGTTCGGCTCCGCCGTCGCCGTCCTGCTCATGCCCCGCGCGGGCGCGCTCGGCGTCGTCACCCTGCGGCTCGTGCTCGCCGCCGCCGTCCTGCTGATCGTCTGCCGGCCCAAGGTCCGCGGCTACGGCCGCGCCGACTGGGGGACGGTCGTCGCCTTCGGCACCGCCATGGCCGGCATGAACGTCCTCTTCTACCAGGCCGCCGACCGGATCCCTCTGGGCGCCGCCGTGACCCTGGAGGTCCTCGGCCCGCTGATCCTCTCCGTGGCCGCCTCGCGCCGGCTGATGAACCTCCTGTGGGCGGGGCTCGCCCTCGGCGGCGTCGTCCTCCTCGGGGGCGGCGGCTTCGACCGCCTCGACCCACTCGGCGCGGCCTTCGCGCTCGCGGCGGGCGCCATGTGGGCCACGTACATCGTCTTCAGCGCGCGTACGGGCCGCCGCTTCCCGCAGGCCGACGGGCTCGCGCTCGCGATGGCCTTCGGCGCCGTCCTCAGCCTGCCGTTCGGCATCGTGGAGGCGGGCGACAAGCTCCTCGTACCCTCGACGATCGGCCTGGGCCTCGCCGTCGCGCTGATGTCCTCCGTCCTCCCGTACACCCTGGAACTCCTCGCGCTGCGCCGGCTGCCCGCGCCCACCTTCGCGATCCTGATGAGCCTGGAACCGGCCATCGCCGCGACGGCCGGCTTCCTCGTCCTCGACCAGGCCCTGTCCGGCACCGACGCCCTCGCGATCGCCCTCGTCATCGCGGCGAGCATGGGCGCGGTCCGCACCCAGTCCCGAAGGGCCCGCCGGGAGTCCCCCTAG
- a CDS encoding LysR family transcriptional regulator has product MSIELRHLRCFLAIAEESSLTRAAARLHLTQPAVSRTLAALEQHLGARLVDRSTHHLALTADGRAFQDRATAALTAFEAAVDPARLRHRPLRLGHAWSAFGPYTTPLLRRWQRAHPETPLELLRIDDRTAGLARGEVDAALLRGAVEAPGLVTAELTTEERVAALPADNPLADRPRLALDDLAGETVVLNTVSGTTTLALWPPAARPTATLTVANTDDWLTAIAAGRGIGVSSVSTAALHPHPGVTYRPLPDAPPLPVLLAWRDAFPHPATEALVTMAREIVSGR; this is encoded by the coding sequence ATGAGCATCGAGCTGCGCCACCTCCGCTGCTTCCTCGCCATCGCCGAGGAATCCAGCCTCACCAGGGCGGCCGCCCGGCTCCACCTCACCCAGCCCGCCGTCTCCCGCACGCTCGCCGCCCTGGAGCAGCACCTCGGCGCCCGGCTCGTCGACCGCTCCACGCACCACCTCGCGCTCACCGCCGACGGCCGCGCGTTCCAGGACCGGGCGACCGCCGCCCTCACCGCCTTCGAAGCCGCCGTCGACCCCGCGCGCCTGCGCCACCGCCCGCTGCGCCTCGGGCACGCCTGGTCGGCCTTCGGCCCGTACACCACTCCCCTGCTCCGGCGCTGGCAGCGCGCCCACCCCGAGACCCCGCTCGAACTCCTGCGCATCGACGACCGCACCGCCGGCCTCGCCCGCGGCGAGGTCGACGCGGCGCTGCTGCGCGGGGCCGTGGAGGCACCCGGCCTGGTCACGGCGGAGCTCACGACCGAGGAGCGGGTGGCCGCGCTGCCCGCCGACAACCCGCTCGCCGACCGCCCCCGGCTCGCCCTCGACGACCTGGCGGGCGAGACGGTCGTCCTCAACACCGTCTCGGGCACGACCACCCTCGCGCTCTGGCCCCCCGCCGCCCGCCCGACGGCCACCCTCACCGTCGCCAACACCGACGACTGGCTCACGGCGATCGCCGCCGGCCGGGGCATCGGCGTCTCCTCCGTCTCCACGGCGGCCCTCCACCCCCACCCGGGCGTCACCTACCGCCCGCTCCCCGACGCGCCCCCGCTGCCGGTGCTCCTCGCCTGGCGGGACGCCTTCCCGCACCCGGCGACGGAGGCGCTGGTGACGATGGCCCGCGAGATCGTCAGCGGGAGGTGA
- a CDS encoding DUF2199 domain-containing protein, with protein sequence MSTSAPAPAPTTCSCCGDALVDERRIDVRFGLPDAAFELPEEARRSPGPSALLALDGAGFFVRCLLPVRLTGDTELVLGAWVEVDEETFLRAAEIWDDEVAYPELLVRGRLANAVRPWGEEVLGAEFTGRISDPEELPYLVEGHGPEAVRLLGETWDRDDVLARFPHPLPVAVRTDLDEGWSVERTAGFSARFENGADQFAAQDRSVAVGLFQDTEPGRAPEDFLAALLGRAPEVPEGQHHTERLPDGGVRYAFWFTPRDTGRTRHELTAYAVEPDGSAAGLFCSYEEPEQQPWALHVWRSLRRDAGAVTSR encoded by the coding sequence ATGAGTACTTCCGCCCCCGCCCCCGCCCCCACCACCTGCTCCTGCTGCGGTGACGCCCTCGTCGACGAGCGGCGGATCGACGTCCGCTTCGGGCTGCCGGACGCCGCCTTCGAGCTGCCCGAGGAGGCGCGGCGGTCCCCCGGGCCGAGTGCGCTCCTCGCCCTCGACGGGGCCGGGTTCTTCGTGCGGTGTCTGCTGCCGGTGCGGCTGACGGGGGACACCGAGCTCGTCCTCGGGGCGTGGGTGGAGGTCGACGAGGAGACCTTCCTGCGTGCCGCCGAGATCTGGGACGACGAGGTCGCCTATCCGGAGCTCCTCGTGCGCGGCCGCCTCGCGAACGCCGTACGTCCGTGGGGCGAGGAGGTCCTCGGCGCGGAGTTCACCGGGCGGATCTCCGACCCGGAGGAGCTGCCGTACCTGGTGGAGGGGCACGGGCCGGAGGCCGTACGCCTCCTGGGCGAGACCTGGGACCGGGACGACGTCCTCGCCCGCTTCCCGCACCCCCTGCCCGTCGCCGTGCGGACCGATCTCGACGAGGGGTGGTCGGTGGAGCGCACCGCCGGGTTCTCCGCGCGGTTCGAGAACGGCGCCGACCAGTTCGCGGCACAGGACCGCAGCGTGGCCGTGGGGCTCTTCCAGGACACCGAGCCGGGCCGTGCCCCCGAGGACTTCCTGGCCGCGCTCCTCGGGCGCGCCCCCGAGGTGCCGGAGGGGCAGCACCACACCGAGCGTCTGCCGGACGGCGGGGTCCGGTACGCCTTCTGGTTCACGCCCCGGGACACGGGGCGGACGCGCCACGAACTCACGGCGTACGCGGTGGAGCCGGACGGTTCGGCGGCCGGGCTGTTCTGCTCGTACGAGGAGCCGGAGCAGCAGCCCTGGGCGCTGCACGTCTGGCGTTCCCTCCGGCGGGACGCCGGAGCGGTCACCTCCCGCTGA
- a CDS encoding FAD-binding and (Fe-S)-binding domain-containing protein: MRRGVGHPGVVGRHEEDPSGLAADLRAAVAGEVDFSATARALATMDASNYRRVPAGTVAPRDAADVAAALEVCRAHGTTPVVARGAGTSIGGQATGTGVVLDLTRHMGGIVSLDPEERTAVVRAGLVLDRLRAAARPYGLTFGPDPSTHSRCTLGGMIGNNACGAHSVAWGTTADNVRSLEVVTYRGEELTLGRDGRGAPAGLLDLVDRHLALLRTGYPAGLPRRISGYALDALLPERGVDVARSFCGSEGTLGVVTEATVSLVPLPAEPVLVVLGYADEGAAADAAAGLLQYGPLTVEGMAADLVRGASGLPKGGAWLFCEVDGEAAARTLVRAADALDAAVVREAAGQRALWRIREDAAGTATRMPGGGDAWPGWEDCAVPPARLGAYLREFRALLADFGLRGVPYGHFGDGCVHVRIDFDLWTGKGVRDFRRFSEAVADLVVAHGGSLSGEHGDGQARAELLPRMYGEELVGIFGAVKDVWDPDGGLNPGMLVRPRRLDEGLRFEGLPVVGVGRAAARCVGVAKCRVDGPSTGPGVMCPSYRATGEEKHSTRGRARLLHEMALGEVITDGWRSEEVKEALDLCLSCKGCRSDCPVGVDMAAYKAEFLDRHYAGLGGLLRRPRSHWTMGRLPGWLAHFGRGLNAATGLPFAARLVGVTPERTMPRVAERSFAYWFAQRASTRPPSLTLWPDTFTNHLAPRVGEAAVRVLEDAGLGVDLPPGRVCCGLTYVSTGQLGAARKVMRRTLDVMGEVPGPVVVLEPSCAATLRTDLPELMGDDPRAARLAGAVRTFAEALEELAPDWTPPRLDRPVTGQTHCHQHAVLGDAADRRLRERAGLTGDLAGGCCGLAGNFGFEPGHYEVSVACARDQLLPALRAAGGATVLADGFSCRTQIGDLTDSRGRHLAEVLAEGLDEEAEELDEEGAS; encoded by the coding sequence ATGAGACGAGGAGTGGGACATCCTGGCGTTGTGGGAAGACACGAGGAAGACCCGTCCGGACTCGCCGCCGACCTGCGTGCCGCCGTCGCCGGAGAGGTCGACTTCTCCGCCACCGCCAGGGCCCTCGCGACGATGGACGCCTCCAACTACCGCCGCGTTCCTGCCGGTACGGTCGCGCCGCGCGACGCCGCCGACGTCGCGGCCGCCCTGGAGGTGTGCCGGGCGCACGGCACCACACCGGTCGTCGCACGGGGTGCCGGGACCTCGATCGGAGGCCAGGCGACCGGCACCGGCGTCGTGCTCGACCTCACACGGCACATGGGCGGGATCGTCTCGCTGGACCCCGAGGAGCGGACGGCCGTCGTCCGAGCGGGGCTCGTCCTGGACCGGCTGCGGGCCGCGGCCCGCCCGTACGGGCTGACCTTCGGCCCCGACCCGTCCACGCACAGCCGCTGCACCCTCGGCGGCATGATCGGCAACAACGCGTGCGGGGCGCACTCGGTCGCCTGGGGGACCACGGCGGACAACGTGCGCTCGCTCGAAGTGGTGACGTACCGGGGAGAGGAGTTGACGTTGGGGAGGGACGGGCGGGGTGCGCCCGCCGGACTCCTCGACCTCGTCGACCGCCACCTCGCCCTCCTGCGCACCGGCTACCCGGCCGGTCTGCCGCGCCGCATCTCCGGCTACGCCCTCGACGCGCTGCTCCCCGAGCGGGGCGTGGACGTGGCCCGCTCCTTCTGCGGCAGCGAGGGCACGCTCGGCGTGGTGACGGAGGCGACGGTGTCGCTCGTCCCGCTGCCCGCCGAGCCGGTCCTCGTCGTCCTCGGGTACGCGGACGAGGGCGCGGCGGCGGACGCGGCCGCCGGGCTGCTCCAGTACGGCCCCCTGACGGTGGAGGGCATGGCGGCCGATCTCGTACGAGGGGCCTCCGGGCTGCCGAAGGGCGGGGCGTGGCTGTTCTGCGAGGTGGACGGGGAGGCGGCGGCCCGGACGCTGGTCCGGGCCGCCGACGCGCTCGACGCGGCCGTCGTGCGGGAGGCCGCCGGGCAGCGGGCGCTGTGGCGGATCCGGGAGGACGCGGCGGGGACGGCGACCCGGATGCCGGGGGGCGGGGACGCCTGGCCGGGCTGGGAGGACTGCGCGGTGCCGCCGGCGCGGCTCGGCGCGTACCTCCGTGAGTTCCGCGCCCTGTTGGCGGACTTCGGCCTCCGGGGAGTCCCGTACGGGCACTTCGGGGACGGGTGCGTGCACGTGCGGATCGACTTCGACCTGTGGACGGGGAAGGGGGTACGGGACTTCCGCCGGTTCTCGGAGGCGGTCGCCGACCTCGTGGTCGCCCACGGCGGTTCGCTCTCCGGCGAGCACGGCGACGGGCAGGCGCGGGCCGAACTGCTGCCGAGGATGTACGGCGAGGAACTGGTCGGCATCTTCGGCGCGGTCAAGGACGTGTGGGACCCGGACGGGGGCCTCAACCCGGGGATGCTGGTGCGGCCCCGTCGGCTCGACGAGGGGCTGCGGTTCGAGGGACTGCCGGTGGTGGGAGTGGGGCGGGCCGCCGCCCGGTGCGTGGGGGTGGCCAAGTGCCGGGTGGACGGGCCGAGCACGGGACCGGGCGTGATGTGCCCCTCGTACCGGGCGACGGGGGAGGAGAAGCACTCCACCCGGGGGCGGGCGCGACTCCTGCACGAGATGGCGCTCGGCGAGGTGATCACCGACGGCTGGCGCTCGGAGGAGGTGAAGGAGGCCCTCGACCTGTGCCTGTCCTGCAAGGGCTGCCGCAGCGACTGCCCGGTGGGCGTCGACATGGCCGCGTACAAGGCGGAGTTCCTCGACCGGCACTACGCGGGCCTCGGCGGCCTGCTGCGCCGGCCGCGCTCGCACTGGACGATGGGGCGCCTGCCGGGGTGGCTGGCGCACTTCGGGAGGGGGCTGAACGCGGCGACGGGGCTGCCGTTCGCCGCGCGGCTCGTGGGGGTGACGCCGGAGCGGACGATGCCGAGGGTGGCGGAGCGGTCCTTCGCGTACTGGTTCGCCCAGCGCGCCTCGACCCGCCCGCCGTCCCTCACCCTGTGGCCGGACACCTTCACGAACCACCTGGCGCCCCGGGTCGGCGAGGCCGCCGTCCGCGTCCTGGAGGACGCGGGCCTCGGGGTGGACCTGCCGCCGGGCCGGGTCTGCTGCGGGCTGACGTACGTGTCGACGGGGCAGCTGGGGGCGGCGCGGAAGGTGATGCGGCGGACGCTCGACGTGATGGGGGAGGTGCCGGGGCCGGTGGTCGTCCTCGAACCCTCCTGCGCGGCGACCCTCCGCACCGACCTGCCGGAGCTGATGGGGGACGACCCCCGCGCGGCGCGGCTCGCGGGGGCGGTCCGCACCTTCGCGGAGGCCCTGGAGGAACTGGCCCCCGACTGGACCCCGCCCCGCCTCGACCGGCCGGTCACCGGCCAGACCCACTGCCACCAGCACGCCGTCCTGGGCGACGCGGCGGACCGCCGCCTCCGGGAACGGGCGGGCCTGACGGGCGACCTCGCGGGCGGCTGCTGCGGCCTGGCGGGGAACTTCGGCTTCGAACCGGGCCACTACGAGGTGTCGGTCGCCTGCGCGCGGGACCAGCTCCTGCCGGCCCTGCGCGCCGCCGGAGGCGCGACGGTCCTGGCGGACGGCTTCTCGTGCAGGACCCAGATCGGCGACCTGACGGACTCGCGGGGACGGCACCTGGCGGAAGTGCTGGCGGAGGGGCTGGACGAGGAAGCGGAGGAGCTGGACGAGGAAGGGGCCTCCTGA
- the serC gene encoding phosphoserine transaminase, producing the protein MAEIQIPADIKPADGRFGAGPSKVRTEALDALAATGTSLLGTSHRQAPVKNLVGEVRSGISDLFSLPEGYEVILGNGGSTAFWDVATHGLIENKSQHLTFGEFSSKFAKAAKLAPWLAEPTVISSDPGTHPEPVAEAGVDVYAYTHNETSTGVAAPIKRVADADEGALVLVDATSGAGGLPVDITETDVYYFAPQKSFAAEGGLWLAAFSPAALERAQKIHGSGRHVPEFFSLPTAIDNSLKNQTYNTPALSTLFLLNEQLKWINGQGGLDWAVARTKESSDALYTWAEESKHATPFVTDPAKRSQVIGTIDFADEIDAAAVAKVLRANGIVDTEPYRKLGRNQLRIAMFPAIDPADVRALTACIDYVIEKL; encoded by the coding sequence GTGGCTGAGATCCAGATTCCCGCTGACATCAAGCCCGCCGACGGCCGTTTCGGCGCGGGCCCCTCCAAGGTGCGTACGGAGGCGCTGGACGCCCTGGCCGCCACCGGCACCTCCCTCCTCGGCACGTCCCACCGCCAGGCTCCGGTCAAGAACCTGGTCGGCGAGGTACGTTCCGGCATCTCCGACCTCTTCTCGCTGCCCGAGGGGTACGAGGTGATCCTGGGCAACGGCGGCTCCACCGCCTTCTGGGACGTCGCGACCCACGGCCTCATCGAGAACAAGTCGCAGCACCTCACCTTCGGCGAGTTCTCCTCCAAGTTCGCGAAGGCCGCCAAGCTGGCTCCCTGGCTTGCCGAGCCGACCGTGATCTCCTCCGACCCGGGCACCCACCCGGAGCCGGTGGCCGAGGCGGGCGTCGACGTCTACGCGTACACCCACAACGAGACCTCCACCGGTGTCGCCGCCCCGATCAAGCGGGTCGCCGACGCCGACGAGGGCGCGCTCGTCCTGGTGGACGCGACCTCGGGCGCGGGCGGCCTCCCCGTCGACATCACCGAGACGGACGTCTACTACTTCGCCCCGCAGAAGTCCTTCGCCGCCGAGGGCGGCCTGTGGCTCGCGGCCTTCTCCCCGGCCGCCCTGGAGCGGGCGCAGAAGATCCACGGCTCGGGCCGGCACGTCCCCGAGTTCTTCTCCCTCCCGACGGCGATCGACAACTCGCTGAAGAACCAGACGTACAACACCCCGGCGCTGTCGACCCTCTTCCTGCTCAACGAGCAGCTGAAGTGGATCAACGGCCAGGGCGGTCTGGACTGGGCGGTGGCCCGCACGAAGGAGTCCTCGGACGCCCTGTACACCTGGGCCGAGGAGTCGAAGCACGCGACCCCGTTCGTCACCGACCCGGCGAAGCGCTCGCAGGTCATCGGCACGATCGACTTCGCGGACGAGATCGACGCGGCGGCGGTCGCGAAGGTGCTGCGCGCCAACGGCATCGTGGACACCGAGCCGTACCGCAAGCTGGGCCGCAACCAGCTGCGGATCGCGATGTTCCCGGCGATCGACCCGGCGGACGTGCGGGCCCTGACGGCCTGCATCGACTACGTGATCGAGAAGCTCTGA
- a CDS encoding alpha/beta fold hydrolase has product MPTFPAPDGTLLAYHASGSGAPLICLPGGPMQDSAYLGDLGGLDAHRTLIRLDLRGVGASAVPEDPASYRCDRQVEDVEALRAHLGLDTIDLLGHSAGANLAALYTARYPERVARLVLLTPGTAAVGLDTSGEERLAAARQPWREAEPWFAEAYAALEELAAGRGSAETFKAVAPFFHGTWDEAARERNATTVRQRNGEAAAVYASEGAFEPEATRAVFAEFSRPVLVVAGEGDANTPVPTAGAYAELFPKAELAVLAGAGHFPWHDDAGWVAGTVDGFLG; this is encoded by the coding sequence ATGCCTACCTTCCCCGCCCCCGACGGCACCCTGCTCGCGTACCACGCGTCCGGTTCCGGTGCCCCGCTGATCTGCCTGCCCGGCGGCCCCATGCAGGACTCCGCCTATCTGGGCGACCTCGGCGGCCTCGACGCCCACCGCACCCTGATCCGGCTCGACCTGCGGGGCGTCGGCGCCTCGGCGGTGCCGGAGGACCCGGCCTCGTACCGCTGCGACCGGCAGGTCGAGGACGTCGAGGCGCTGCGCGCGCACCTCGGGCTCGACACGATCGACCTCCTCGGGCACTCGGCGGGCGCGAACCTGGCCGCGCTGTACACGGCCCGGTACCCGGAGCGGGTGGCCCGGCTCGTCCTCCTCACGCCGGGCACGGCGGCCGTCGGGCTCGACACGAGCGGGGAGGAGCGGCTCGCGGCGGCGCGGCAGCCGTGGCGCGAGGCGGAGCCGTGGTTCGCGGAGGCGTACGCGGCTCTGGAGGAGCTCGCCGCGGGACGGGGCTCGGCGGAGACCTTCAAGGCGGTCGCACCGTTCTTCCACGGCACCTGGGACGAGGCCGCCCGGGAGCGGAACGCGACCACGGTGCGGCAGCGGAACGGGGAGGCCGCCGCCGTCTACGCGAGCGAGGGCGCCTTCGAACCGGAGGCCACGCGCGCGGTCTTCGCGGAGTTCAGCCGTCCGGTGCTCGTCGTCGCCGGGGAGGGCGACGCGAACACGCCGGTGCCGACGGCCGGCGCGTACGCGGAGCTGTTCCCGAAGGCGGAGCTCGCGGTCCTGGCGGGGGCGGGGCACTTCCCGTGGCACGACGACGCGGGGTGGGTCGCGGGGACCGTGGACGGGTTCCTGGGGTAG
- a CDS encoding GDSL-type esterase/lipase family protein has translation MRFLFVGDSMTIGRAGDWTWRYRMWEHLEATLPGGYEIVGPRSGLYDPSADAPSSEAYPDPAFPVGARRHLAGWGEGWLHMAPVIGETVAATGADVLLISLGLIDLGFYTNSDQTEENVRAFVAAARAANPRVRAVLLPVIPNVRAGYDAPFAAECARFNELLAKAVADLDTAASPLLLATVPESYDLGADTYDGTHPGPSGEHKLAAAFADAMHQAWGLGGPYGP, from the coding sequence ATGCGTTTTCTGTTCGTCGGCGACAGCATGACCATCGGACGCGCCGGCGACTGGACCTGGCGTTACCGCATGTGGGAGCACCTGGAGGCGACACTCCCGGGCGGGTACGAGATCGTCGGCCCGCGCTCCGGTCTGTACGACCCCTCCGCCGACGCCCCGTCGTCGGAGGCGTACCCCGACCCGGCGTTCCCCGTCGGCGCCCGGCGTCATCTGGCGGGCTGGGGCGAGGGCTGGCTACACATGGCGCCCGTGATCGGCGAGACGGTCGCGGCCACGGGGGCGGACGTGCTGCTGATCTCCCTGGGCCTGATCGACCTGGGCTTCTACACGAACAGCGACCAGACGGAGGAGAACGTACGGGCGTTCGTGGCGGCGGCGCGGGCCGCGAACCCGCGGGTCCGGGCCGTCCTCCTGCCGGTCATCCCCAACGTCCGCGCCGGGTACGACGCGCCGTTCGCCGCCGAGTGCGCCCGCTTCAACGAGCTCCTCGCGAAGGCGGTCGCCGACCTGGACACGGCCGCCTCGCCGCTGCTGCTGGCGACGGTTCCGGAGTCGTACGACCTGGGAGCCGACACGTACGACGGCACCCATCCCGGTCCGAGCGGCGAGCACAAGCTGGCGGCCGCCTTCGCCGACGCGATGCACCAGGCGTGGGGCCTGGGCGGCCCGTACGGCCCCTGA